A window of bacterium genomic DNA:
ATCCGCCCGGAGCGCCAGGGCAGCCGATCGTAGTCGTCGCGGGTCACCGCGAAGACGCACCGATCTTCCAAGTGTCCGTCCGTTCCCATGACCTTGAGGCGGAGCGTGCCCTCGAGGACGAAGCTCAACCGCTCCGGGACCGCCCGGCTGCGGATGTTTCGCGGGTCCATGAAGATCTCGACGCGGTTGGCCCCGAGCCGGTCGAACGCCAGACGGGTCAGCAGCCGCACCGTCTCCGCGACATAGCCCCGGCCCTCCGCGGACGTCCGGATCCAGTAGCCGATCTCGAACGATCGCGTTTCCCAGTTGATGCGATGCAGGCCGCTGCCGCCGAGGTAGCGGCCGGTGCGCCGGTCGAAGATGCCGACCACGAAGCTCTCGCGGCGCCGCCATAGGTCGCGCAGGCGCGCCATCGCGGCCCGCTGGTCGTCGATCGAGCGCGTCGCCTGGACCCACGGCAGCCAGCGCTCGAGCCGTTGCCGTGATTCTTCGATCGCCTCCCACACGGCGCGGACGTCGGACGAACGAAGGGGGCGGAGGACGACGCGGCGGCCGCGGATCTCACGCGGAACGGGGATGCGACGCGGAGCCGCCATCGCCCGGCGGCTCAGCGGACGAGCTTGTCGATCACCATCGCGGTGAAGAGCAGGCCGAGGTACAGGATGGAGTATCCGAAGAGCGCCATTTCCAGCCCCGGCCGGCGGCCCGCGAGCACCGCCCACGCCAGGACCACGAAGACGGCGTCGAGGACGGCGGCGGCGGCGGCGTAGATCGGACCGAGGGCGTGCAGCGGGACGTAGAGCGCGAGCGTGGCGGCGGTCAGGACGAGCGAGTACAGGAAGATCTGCCGGCGCGTCTCCCGCTCGCCCCGCACGACCGGCAGCATCGGGACCCCCGCGGCGCGGTAGTCGTCGGCCTTGCCGAGCGCGAGGGCCCAGAAATG
This region includes:
- a CDS encoding GNAT family protein, giving the protein MAAPRRIPVPREIRGRRVVLRPLRSSDVRAVWEAIEESRQRLERWLPWVQATRSIDDQRAAMARLRDLWRRRESFVVGIFDRRTGRYLGGSGLHRINWETRSFEIGYWIRTSAEGRGYVAETVRLLTRLAFDRLGANRVEIFMDPRNIRSRAVPERLSFVLEGTLRLKVMGTDGHLEDRCVFAVTRDDYDRLPWRSGRISKTRG